One part of the Terriglobales bacterium genome encodes these proteins:
- a CDS encoding efflux RND transporter periplasmic adaptor subunit, with translation MGTEGAVRVLDIAAFASALLSQRELSPRARQIASLIQMIIPDSGVVVYVLEDTESGSVWRSKATVGELKVDATLAANLEVLQGLAVHPQFLLFDGAELAREAYAHLDLRRTVVSWALLPILLEDSVIAAVEIVSFSEAIRPELEELLSGALRLSSTAIAASLDYERERNSQLQSISRMTQFYDLEKTFNATIEIEELLPIIASKFREILNVQAVNLWMVESSQTLLLTNSAGEDPTMHIGSTQQAGEGHAFDVSESGEPSAVDSADERLAKRNGGVEAGAIFSLMAAPLLDKEHCVGVAEIINRLDGQPFDEDDLFLLTTICETASGALHNAALLQSERKAQILQTLVDVSSEITSTLNLDRVLQTIVNGPQAVIPYERSAIALERNGQLQLRAVSGMLKINFGEPSVIALRNLVEWLSFTREDLTVQQHDEQITGSTEQTKESFRHYFAQTGVKGFHARLLNDDQGRLGLLVYESSDPDFLSSAHIELIKILSGQATVALRNAQLYQEVPFINVIGPIMERKRKFMGMDRQRRVRVGLLAAAVVLFLLFFPVPLRIAGDVNVTATRTAMVQPEFDGVVKRVLVREGDAVRKGSILAEMDDWEFRRLLAEAEAKYSSAVSEMNRALAANDGTTAGVQRANVALWSSEAARLREKIERAKLRSPVDGVVTTPFVENFTGRKLDAGEKFAEIADTSHAVVDVAVEEQDVPLLQAGMSAGVKLDSYPTKTFRGNVLVISPKSEPVGDQRMFYARVDVPNPDRLVKPGMQGTAKIWTGWKSAGYVMFRRPGMWMWGKLWSWFGF, from the coding sequence ATGGGTACCGAGGGGGCGGTTCGAGTTCTTGATATCGCAGCGTTCGCGTCAGCGCTGCTATCGCAACGCGAATTGAGTCCGCGAGCGCGCCAGATCGCATCGCTAATTCAGATGATCATTCCCGACAGCGGAGTGGTCGTCTATGTGTTGGAAGACACAGAGAGCGGGTCGGTGTGGCGTTCAAAAGCAACAGTCGGCGAGTTGAAAGTTGATGCAACACTGGCGGCCAACCTTGAAGTGTTGCAGGGACTCGCCGTTCACCCGCAGTTCCTGCTCTTTGATGGAGCCGAACTTGCGCGCGAGGCATACGCCCATCTCGACTTGCGTCGAACGGTAGTCAGTTGGGCTTTGTTGCCAATCCTCCTTGAAGATTCTGTTATTGCAGCGGTTGAGATCGTTTCCTTTTCGGAGGCCATTCGCCCTGAACTGGAGGAGTTACTTTCCGGCGCGTTGCGGCTGTCCTCCACAGCTATTGCGGCTTCGCTTGACTACGAGCGCGAGCGAAACTCGCAACTCCAATCGATCTCGAGGATGACGCAGTTCTACGACCTGGAGAAGACGTTCAACGCCACGATCGAAATTGAAGAGCTGCTTCCGATCATTGCGTCCAAATTTCGCGAAATCCTGAACGTACAGGCTGTAAACCTGTGGATGGTGGAGAGCAGCCAGACATTGTTGCTGACGAACTCGGCGGGCGAAGATCCGACGATGCACATCGGATCAACGCAACAAGCAGGTGAGGGGCATGCGTTCGATGTGTCCGAGAGTGGTGAGCCGAGTGCCGTAGACAGTGCCGATGAACGACTTGCAAAGCGTAACGGGGGAGTGGAGGCAGGCGCCATTTTTTCGCTGATGGCGGCGCCACTTCTCGACAAGGAACATTGTGTTGGCGTGGCGGAAATCATCAACCGGCTCGATGGCCAGCCCTTTGATGAAGACGATCTCTTCCTGCTGACAACGATCTGCGAGACGGCCTCGGGGGCGCTGCACAACGCGGCGCTGTTGCAGTCGGAGCGCAAGGCGCAAATCCTGCAGACGCTGGTGGATGTCAGCAGCGAGATAACGTCCACGCTAAATCTAGACCGGGTGCTCCAGACCATTGTGAATGGGCCGCAGGCAGTGATCCCATATGAGCGCAGCGCAATTGCGCTGGAGCGTAACGGGCAACTGCAGTTGAGAGCAGTCTCTGGCATGCTCAAGATCAATTTCGGAGAGCCATCCGTGATTGCTCTTCGAAATCTGGTGGAGTGGCTCTCGTTTACACGAGAGGATCTGACTGTCCAACAGCATGACGAACAGATTACGGGCTCGACCGAGCAGACGAAGGAAAGCTTCCGCCATTATTTCGCGCAAACCGGGGTGAAAGGATTCCACGCGCGGCTGCTGAATGATGATCAGGGGCGACTGGGACTGCTCGTCTATGAGAGCAGCGATCCGGACTTCCTAAGCTCAGCTCATATCGAACTGATCAAAATTCTCTCCGGACAGGCGACCGTCGCGCTCCGTAATGCACAGTTGTACCAGGAAGTGCCGTTCATCAACGTGATCGGCCCCATCATGGAGCGCAAGCGCAAGTTCATGGGGATGGACAGGCAACGGCGTGTGAGGGTTGGGCTTCTGGCGGCAGCGGTGGTGCTGTTCCTGCTTTTCTTCCCGGTTCCCTTGCGAATTGCGGGCGACGTAAACGTTACTGCGACGCGAACGGCTATGGTGCAACCGGAGTTCGATGGCGTGGTGAAGCGCGTCCTGGTGCGTGAAGGCGATGCAGTGCGTAAAGGATCGATTCTGGCCGAGATGGATGACTGGGAGTTTCGACGTCTGCTGGCGGAGGCGGAAGCCAAATACAGCAGCGCGGTTTCGGAAATGAACCGGGCATTGGCGGCCAACGACGGAACAACGGCGGGTGTCCAGCGCGCGAATGTGGCGCTGTGGTCCTCGGAGGCGGCGAGGTTGCGCGAGAAGATCGAAAGAGCGAAGTTACGATCGCCTGTCGATGGAGTGGTGACGACACCGTTCGTTGAGAATTTCACTGGCCGAAAGCTGGATGCCGGTGAAAAGTTTGCGGAGATCGCCGACACCTCACATGCGGTTGTCGATGTAGCTGTCGAAGAGCAGGACGTCCCACTGTTGCAGGCTGGGATGTCGGCAGGCGTCAAACTCGACAGTTATCCGACAAAGACGTTCCGCGGCAACGTGCTGGTGATCAGCCCGAAAAGCGAACCTGTCGGAGATCAGCGGATGTTTTATGCGCGGGTGGATGTGCCGAATCCGGACAGGCTGGTGAAACCGGGCATGCAAGGCACCGCGAAGATCTGGACGGGATGGAAGTCGGCGGGGTACGTGATGTTCCGGCGTCCGGGGATGTGGATGTGGGGCAAGTTGTGGTCATGGTTCGGCTTCTGA
- a CDS encoding ArsC/Spx/MgsR family protein — MKEKIIVYEKPTCTTCRVVKKELTEKGVEFQAVNYFEEPLTAEGLGNLLKAAGLRPADAIRKNEPAYKEHVAGRDLDDAALLRLMAKHPELIQRPIVVKGGKAVIPRPIEKLRDLGL, encoded by the coding sequence ATGAAAGAGAAAATCATCGTCTACGAGAAACCCACCTGCACCACTTGTCGCGTTGTGAAAAAGGAGCTTACGGAGAAAGGGGTCGAATTCCAGGCGGTCAATTACTTCGAAGAGCCTCTCACGGCAGAAGGTCTGGGTAATCTACTCAAGGCAGCCGGCCTTCGGCCTGCCGACGCTATCCGCAAGAACGAACCTGCTTACAAGGAGCACGTTGCCGGGCGCGACCTAGACGACGCTGCCCTGCTCCGACTCATGGCCAAGCATCCCGAACTTATCCAGCGTCCCATCGTCGTGAAGGGTGGTAAGGCCGTTATACCGAGACCGATTGAAAAGCTGCGAGACCTCGGTCTGTAA
- a CDS encoding sigma 54-interacting transcriptional regulator: MANVAQVPDLDSLFTVLSSIPQDLLVLDLDSIGGNPRESENAAYSICERFPQLRVIGLTRSRQAAGRIRSIIQNVFIAPVDPDKLQSAVMACLNGDASEAADMVRVTSDRRSLAGLIGASEPMQMVYEAILRLADSGTTVLIRGESGSGKELAARAMVSLGRRSAKPFISLNCAALPESLIETELFGHERGAYTGADRARPGQIELAHTGTLFLDEIATLTLPLQSKLLRVLEDREVRRIGGNTGRAIDFRLITATNEDLEEMVKAGRFREDLYYRINVVPLDLPPLREREGDIPLLVDHYLKHFCALEGLQQKHIAPEAIEILEDYNWPGNVRELENLVQRLVLMVTGDTIEARHLPKSVLFASHARNESLLIPEEGLDFPNEMERIEAAYVRAALRRTSGVKNKAAKLLNISERQMKYLCHKHGL, from the coding sequence GTGGCCAACGTAGCGCAGGTTCCGGATCTAGATTCACTGTTCACGGTGCTGTCGTCGATTCCGCAGGACCTGCTGGTGTTGGATCTGGATTCCATCGGCGGGAATCCACGCGAATCCGAGAATGCGGCTTATTCGATCTGCGAACGATTCCCGCAACTCCGCGTGATTGGACTGACACGCTCACGGCAGGCAGCCGGACGCATACGCAGCATTATCCAGAATGTGTTCATTGCGCCCGTTGATCCCGACAAGCTGCAAAGTGCCGTCATGGCCTGCCTGAATGGAGATGCTTCGGAGGCGGCGGACATGGTTCGCGTCACTTCCGACCGTCGTTCTCTCGCCGGTCTGATCGGAGCAAGCGAGCCGATGCAAATGGTGTACGAAGCCATCTTGCGGCTGGCGGACAGCGGTACGACGGTGCTGATCCGAGGAGAGAGCGGATCAGGCAAGGAATTGGCCGCACGAGCTATGGTTTCACTCGGGCGGCGGAGTGCGAAGCCGTTCATTAGTCTGAACTGCGCGGCACTGCCGGAATCCCTTATAGAGACCGAGTTGTTTGGACATGAACGCGGCGCCTATACCGGAGCAGATCGAGCGCGACCGGGACAGATCGAGTTGGCACACACGGGAACGTTGTTTCTGGATGAGATCGCAACCCTGACACTCCCACTACAAAGCAAACTTCTGCGAGTACTGGAAGACCGGGAGGTCCGCCGGATCGGTGGCAACACAGGGCGTGCGATCGATTTCCGGTTGATCACGGCGACCAACGAGGACCTGGAGGAAATGGTCAAGGCGGGGCGGTTTCGCGAGGACCTCTACTACCGCATCAATGTGGTGCCGCTAGACCTGCCTCCCTTGAGAGAGAGAGAGGGAGATATTCCTCTGCTGGTCGATCACTACCTGAAGCACTTCTGCGCATTGGAGGGCCTGCAGCAGAAGCATATTGCGCCAGAGGCGATAGAGATTCTGGAGGATTACAACTGGCCAGGGAACGTCCGCGAACTCGAAAACCTGGTACAGCGGCTTGTACTGATGGTTACTGGCGACACAATTGAAGCACGACACCTCCCAAAGTCGGTTCTGTTCGCAAGCCATGCGCGGAACGAATCGCTGCTCATTCCGGAAGAGGGGCTGGATTTTCCGAATGAGATGGAGCGCATCGAAGCGGCATATGTGCGGGCCGCATTGCGAAGGACCTCAGGGGTAAAGAACAAGGCGGCGAAGCTGTTGAACATTTCTGAGCGACAGATGAAGTACCTGTGTCATAAGCACGGGCTGTGA
- a CDS encoding STAS domain-containing protein, whose product MDLSLVKQADVQVVRLRGRLTLGQAVDSFRDAIEQSISAGDTRILINLSEVPLVDSSGIGVLVRSQTAAKQQGGSIKLVQPTAYTQKTLKMVGLLDLFEVYDSEEDAVASFN is encoded by the coding sequence GTGGATCTTTCCTTAGTGAAGCAGGCAGATGTTCAGGTTGTTCGGTTGCGTGGACGTCTAACCCTCGGGCAGGCCGTGGACTCCTTTCGCGACGCTATAGAGCAGTCCATCAGTGCGGGCGATACCCGCATTCTGATTAACCTCTCTGAAGTCCCGCTCGTCGATTCCAGCGGCATTGGCGTCCTCGTTCGCAGCCAGACAGCCGCGAAACAACAGGGTGGCAGCATCAAACTGGTGCAGCCCACTGCTTACACTCAGAAAACCCTTAAGATGGTCGGCCTCCTGGACCTCTTCGAGGTTTACGACTCCGAGGAAGACGCCGTCGCATCCTTTAACTAG
- a CDS encoding efflux RND transporter periplasmic adaptor subunit, which yields MRRAIISLGLLVALALHLGCKTASTPANATSTSNANKSASEQIQPVPTEDTEFVASGPITVENQLDVAVQRDGIISELLVDAGDSVRKGQLLARLDDRQLKADRDAARAQSASIEADLKNWEATVKMAETDLNRSEKMWENKLITESQVDHDRFKLVATKYELDREQKNLQRANSVAESLELEVEKTRIVAPFDGVVARRYVRLGQRVANGDRLFWVTAVSPMRVKFTLPEKYAAQVRRGTMLEVVPSEMAEQKYAAKVVLLSPVIDPASGTIDVTAELVGPTGSLRPGMVSNIRLETSR from the coding sequence GTGAGAAGGGCAATCATTTCTCTGGGGCTGCTGGTTGCGTTGGCGTTGCACTTGGGGTGTAAAACAGCGTCCACTCCGGCGAACGCAACTTCAACTTCCAACGCGAACAAGAGCGCTTCCGAACAGATTCAGCCAGTGCCTACGGAGGATACGGAGTTCGTTGCTTCCGGGCCAATCACCGTGGAGAACCAACTGGATGTAGCGGTGCAGCGAGATGGGATTATCTCTGAGTTGCTGGTAGATGCAGGTGACTCCGTGCGTAAAGGGCAGTTGCTGGCGAGATTGGACGATCGTCAGTTAAAAGCAGACCGCGACGCGGCCAGGGCGCAATCGGCAAGTATTGAGGCCGACCTTAAGAACTGGGAAGCCACGGTAAAAATGGCGGAAACGGATCTGAATCGTAGCGAAAAGATGTGGGAGAACAAGTTGATCACCGAAAGCCAGGTGGATCACGACCGGTTCAAACTCGTGGCTACGAAATATGAGTTGGATAGGGAACAGAAAAACCTGCAACGTGCGAACAGCGTGGCAGAATCACTTGAACTGGAAGTGGAGAAAACAAGGATCGTAGCGCCCTTCGACGGTGTAGTCGCGCGTCGCTATGTGCGACTGGGGCAGCGGGTGGCAAATGGAGACCGTCTGTTCTGGGTTACGGCGGTTTCGCCAATGCGCGTGAAGTTCACTCTTCCCGAGAAGTACGCTGCCCAAGTGAGGCGAGGGACGATGTTGGAGGTGGTTCCGAGCGAGATGGCGGAACAGAAGTACGCGGCGAAGGTGGTGCTGCTAAGTCCGGTCATCGATCCGGCGAGTGGCACGATTGATGTCACGGCAGAACTAGTTGGACCGACCGGTTCGTTGCGTCCAGGAATGGTCAGCAATATCCGTCTTGAAACCTCTCGATGA
- a CDS encoding efflux RND transporter periplasmic adaptor subunit, which yields MNLAEALVQALPELPTQVVAKRKFKFNPDLIVRDEIDDNGQPIKVVFVPEKGAMYYLEQPQFDLFKLFDGERDIAEVAQAYLEQTGTAIPEEDVKGFALASVDTGLWYESAQERNITLSQKLKDERTRRVKQKGKFSDLSHIIFKGWDPDKFLTWVHEKLWFIYTPWFTALTMGLFAFMTWIWVSRWSEIGRDTLLYYTFTQKSASDLLEFWLLFLFMAFFHESAHGLTAKHYGASVHNMGFQLIYLAPAFAIEITELWARVGRRERLWAIIAGVWIEMVFCAIATIIWWGTPGGTMVHEWSYKLMMITGLVVLVVNMNPLMKLDGYYALAEIVGVSELKERSTAFVSGWVKKHVFRLPVEYDYVPPRRRWLFVPYALLSGAYSYLLLFAVSRFTYNVFHRFTPEWAFVPAGLVAWKIFKSRILRFGAFMKTVFLHNLDELKTATSPTTRVALLVGLAVVLIVPVFHKTANGVFVLEPVEKAVVRAKVPGFVERMYVEEQSQVQAGAPIAQMRNLEIEGELAKASAELEVAKSRYVRAQLQYASLGSSQAEFNRAESVQETARSRASELLPSAPIAGVVTTPRPRDLEKRYVEEGTELATIENLGTMRARLYLPEYQVREIHAGAPVSVRMKSRWSLVKGQVDYIGVAPSDVPPGLMAESKYSGLRPPAFYVVDVRIANPGDLKTGMSGEAKIILRNQSLFGKFWGNVKDFAGRRLY from the coding sequence ATGAATCTAGCTGAAGCACTTGTGCAGGCGTTGCCGGAGCTGCCGACGCAAGTCGTCGCGAAGCGCAAGTTCAAGTTCAACCCGGACTTGATCGTACGCGACGAAATTGATGACAACGGCCAGCCGATCAAGGTGGTGTTCGTGCCCGAAAAGGGCGCGATGTATTACCTCGAGCAGCCGCAGTTTGATCTCTTCAAGCTGTTTGACGGCGAAAGGGATATTGCAGAGGTGGCCCAAGCCTATCTCGAGCAAACAGGCACTGCGATCCCGGAGGAAGACGTCAAGGGATTCGCTCTCGCTTCCGTCGATACGGGACTTTGGTATGAGTCGGCGCAAGAACGGAATATCACCCTCAGCCAGAAGCTGAAGGACGAACGCACTCGCAGGGTCAAGCAGAAGGGCAAGTTCTCTGACCTGTCACACATCATTTTCAAGGGATGGGACCCGGACAAGTTCCTGACCTGGGTTCACGAGAAGCTGTGGTTCATCTACACGCCGTGGTTTACAGCGCTGACGATGGGCCTGTTTGCCTTCATGACATGGATCTGGGTGAGCCGGTGGTCGGAGATCGGGCGCGATACTCTCCTCTATTACACCTTCACGCAAAAGAGCGCGAGCGACTTGCTGGAGTTCTGGCTGCTATTCCTGTTCATGGCGTTCTTTCACGAATCGGCACATGGACTTACCGCGAAACACTACGGCGCCTCGGTGCACAACATGGGATTCCAGTTGATTTATCTGGCACCAGCGTTTGCGATCGAGATCACTGAGCTGTGGGCGCGCGTGGGACGGAGGGAGCGATTGTGGGCGATCATCGCCGGGGTGTGGATCGAGATGGTGTTCTGCGCCATCGCGACCATCATCTGGTGGGGTACTCCGGGCGGGACGATGGTCCACGAATGGTCATACAAGCTGATGATGATTACGGGGCTGGTAGTCCTCGTGGTCAACATGAACCCACTGATGAAGCTGGATGGGTATTACGCGCTGGCAGAGATCGTGGGAGTTTCGGAGCTGAAGGAACGTTCGACGGCGTTTGTCTCCGGTTGGGTTAAGAAGCATGTGTTCCGGCTTCCCGTGGAGTACGACTACGTTCCGCCGAGGCGGAGATGGTTGTTTGTGCCGTACGCTCTGCTTTCCGGCGCATACAGCTACCTTCTTCTCTTTGCCGTGTCGCGGTTCACTTACAACGTGTTCCATCGTTTTACTCCGGAATGGGCCTTCGTTCCGGCGGGACTGGTGGCGTGGAAGATTTTCAAATCACGCATTCTCCGGTTTGGTGCTTTTATGAAAACTGTGTTCCTCCACAACCTGGATGAATTGAAGACGGCTACGAGTCCAACCACTCGGGTCGCTCTCTTGGTGGGGCTCGCCGTTGTGCTTATCGTGCCGGTGTTCCACAAGACCGCTAATGGCGTTTTTGTGCTCGAGCCGGTGGAGAAGGCGGTGGTGAGAGCGAAGGTTCCTGGCTTTGTCGAGCGGATGTACGTGGAAGAACAGTCGCAGGTTCAAGCCGGGGCGCCCATCGCGCAAATGCGGAATCTCGAAATCGAGGGCGAACTGGCGAAGGCTTCTGCGGAGCTGGAGGTTGCGAAATCCCGTTACGTGAGGGCCCAGTTGCAGTACGCATCTCTTGGGTCCTCGCAGGCGGAATTCAACAGGGCCGAGAGTGTGCAGGAGACCGCCCGAAGCCGGGCTAGCGAATTGTTACCTTCGGCGCCAATTGCCGGGGTGGTAACAACGCCCCGGCCGCGCGACCTGGAAAAACGTTACGTGGAGGAGGGTACTGAGCTGGCGACCATCGAGAACCTGGGCACCATGCGAGCCAGACTGTACCTGCCGGAATACCAAGTCCGGGAGATCCACGCCGGTGCACCAGTATCGGTGCGAATGAAGTCCCGCTGGTCGCTGGTAAAGGGACAGGTCGATTACATCGGCGTTGCTCCGTCCGATGTGCCGCCGGGATTGATGGCGGAGAGCAAATATTCGGGTCTTAGGCCGCCGGCCTTTTATGTTGTCGATGTGCGAATCGCTAATCCAGGAGATTTGAAAACGGGTATGTCCGGCGAAGCCAAGATCATACTCAGGAACCAAAGTTTGTTTGGCAAGTTTTGGGGCAACGTGAAAGATTTCGCGGGGCGACGGCTTTACTAG